In the Gossypium raimondii isolate GPD5lz chromosome 9, ASM2569854v1, whole genome shotgun sequence genome, one interval contains:
- the LOC105799560 gene encoding uncharacterized protein LOC105799560, producing the protein MATPQFLSSFQYSDSLTVVAISFCTAIVCEAISWLLIYRTNSYKSLKSSIDKAAKKLETMKTDQNPSKLSTKKSKTKKIDRVETSLKESSRDLSLFKFKSGAVVALVLIVVFGFLNSLFEGKVVAKLPFKPIGIVMKMSHRGLKGDDSTDCSMVFLYFLCSISIRTNLQKFLGFSPPRGAAGAGLFPMPDPKTN; encoded by the coding sequence ATGGCGACACCCCAATTCCTATCATCCTTCCAGTACTCCGACAGTCTAACAGTCGTAGCTATCTCCTTTTGCACTGCCATTGTCTGCGAAGCCATCTCATGGCTCTTAATCTACCGCACCAACTCTTACAAATCCCTCAAATCCTCTATCGACAAAGCCGCCAAGAAACTCGAAACCATGAAAACCGACCAAAACCCTAGCAAGTTGTCCACCAAAAAATCCAAAACCAAGAAGATCGACCGTGTCGAAACCAGCCTCAAAGAATCCAGCCGTGACCTTTCCTTATTCAAGTTCAAATCTGGGGCTGTCGTCGCCCTCGTTTTGATCGTCGTTTTTGGCTTCTTGAATTCTCTTTTCGAAGGCAAAGTTGTCGCCAAATTGCCCTTTAAGCCCATCGGGATCGTGATGAAGATGAGTCATAGAGGATTAAAAGGGGACGATTCCACCGATTGCTCCATGGTCTTTCTCTACTTCTTGTGTTCCAtcagtataaggactaatttgcagaAGTTTTTGGGGTTTTCGCCGCCGCGAGGTGCTGCTGGCGCTGGGTTGTTCCCAATGCCTGATCCCAAGACTAATTGA
- the LOC105799559 gene encoding homeobox-leucine zipper protein HAT14: protein MELALSLGDPSKSFSFLDKTPKLSSKDLGFCMGLRLQEKVDAFEGEAATGDGDYKRVSSDPPHQLDLLPFSPVPRVQPSSQLRFPWLTDNVMETGSSDGRGRGLDVNRLAVVALGEEAEEGAALSSPNSAVSSFQVDFGFRNGSSRGKREVEMETERGSSRASDDDDNGSTRKKLRLSKEQSAFLEESFKEHNTLNPKQKLALAKQLNLRPRQVEVWFQNRRARTKLKQTEVDCEYLKRCCETLTEENRRLQKELQELRALKASQPFYMQLPATTLTMCPSCERVATTSTTADGKNGLLPLTKTSG, encoded by the exons aTGGAATTGGCTTTGAGCTTGGGCGATCCTTCAAAGTCGTTTTCATTTCTTGATAAAACCCCAAAGTTATCAAGcaaggatttagggttttgtatGGGGCTCAGGTTACAAGAGAAGGTGGACGCTTTTGAAGGTGAAGCTGCTACCGGAGATGGAGATTACAAAAGGGTTTCTTCAGATCCACCTCATCAGCTAGATCTTCTTCCCTTCTCTCCAGTTCCTCGCGTCCAGCCTTCTTCTCAGCTTCGTTTTCCTTGGCTCACTGATAACG TGATGGAAACGGGTTCATCGGATGGACGGGGAAGAGGTTTAGACGTGAACCGGTTGGCGGTTGTGGCGTTGGGGGAGGAAGCAGAGGAAGGGGCGGCGCTGTCATCTCCGAATAGTGCAGTGTCTTCATTCCAGGTAGATTTCGGGTTTAGAAATGGGAGCAGCAGAGGGAAGAGAGAGGTGGAAATGGAAACTGAAAGGGGTAGCTCAAGAGCCAGCGACGACGACGACAATGGTTCCACTCGGAAGAAACTCAGGCTGTCTAAAGAACAATCTGCTTTTCTCGAAGAAAGTTTCAAAGAACACAACACTCTCAATCCC AAGCAAAAACTTGCCTTGGCCAAGCAATTGAACCTTCGACCTCGCCAAGTAGAAGTTTGGTTTCAGAACAGGAGAGCAAG GACAAAGTTGAAGCAAACGGAAGTGGATTGCGAGTATTTAAAGCGATGTTGCGAGACACTGACAGAGGAAAACAGGAGGTTACAAAAGGAACTGCAAGAATTAAGAGCTTTGAAAGCTTCTCAACCATTTTACATGCAGTTGCCTGCCACCACCTTAACTATGTGTCCTTCGTGTGAGCGTGTCGCCACTACTTCCACCACCGCCGATGGCAAAAATGGACTCCTACCACTGACTAAGACTAGTGGATAA